TCTCACTGCGGATAAACTCTTTTTGCAAGATTATATCTCCGCCGTCAAGCTCACTACTTACCCAATGCACGCTCACTCCACACCTATCACTCTCCCCCGCAAAACTTCTCTCTATTGCTTTGGCGCCTTTATATTTTGGCAGCAAAGAAGGGTGAAGATTTATTGCTTTGATATTTGAAGTGAAAACAGAAGATAGTATTCTCATAAATCCGCTAAGCACAACCAAATCAGGAGCGTATGAATTTATTAATTTTACGAGCTCAGCGTCAAAGCTCTCTCTTGAATCAAAATCCACATGTTGCAAAACCTCTGTTTTTACACCGAGCAGAGTTAGCTTCTCTATACCTCTCGCATCTTTGTTATTTGTAATTCCGCATGTAACAAAGCAC
The sequence above is drawn from the Candidatus Sulfurimonas baltica genome and encodes:
- the purN gene encoding phosphoribosylglycinamide formyltransferase is translated as MKKIVILFSGDGFNAQNIVQSLHKKECFVTCGITNNKDARGIEKLTLLGVKTEVLQHVDFDSRESFDAELVKLINSYAPDLVVLSGFMRILSSVFTSNIKAINLHPSLLPKYKGAKAIERSFAGESDRCGVSVHWVSSELDGGDIILQKEFIRSENETLESFSKKIKELEYELMPKAIVKVFSEE